ACCATGTACACTACTTGACAGCCACGAAGGTAAGTCATCTCCCCAATAATTCACAATGGTTAGACCTTTCAGATTCGAGCAAGGCTTGAGCCCTTCCAGTACTTCCTTATCATTTATGGGGCGTTCTCTTTTGTAGCTCCATTTCAGTTTTAGCTTGTACAATTTGGTCTTTGCTTCCATGTTTGCTCTGCTGGCTTCTGCATTATCTTTTACATCTTCAAGGCTGCATATCTTCAATTTTCCTCTAAGCTGGCTTAAGCATCCAAGTTCGCTAATCAGGCATCCCTTTTCCATGTCCACAAAGAAGAATGGCAACGTTTGAAGACAAGTCAAGCGTCCAATATCAACTGGCATTAACTTTTCAAGATCAAAATAGATATGCCTCAGGCTAACTAGATTTCTCATTCCTTTAGGAAGATGTTCTAGAGAACACTTCAAAAGTCTCAAGGTCTGCAAATTATAAAGCTGAGTGAAGGACTCTGGTAGTTTGGTGATATTAGTTGCTGAGATGTCAAAGAATCTTAAATGCTTTAATTTGCCCAAGGAACCTGGCAGTTTTTTTATGTGAACTCCAGTTAATTTTAGAGTCCTTAAGCTTTTGAGATTTCCTGGAAACCTGCAAAAAATGTCGACGTTCAAAAACAAAGAGTGCAACTTGTGTGCAGCATGTTCTAAAATGGTTGGCACCGATTCCCCATAAAAGACAACGCTCATATGTCGAATACAAGAAGTATCAACCATGGAGTCGTTATACAAAACCTTGGTTTCTTCTTTCGATACAAACACTGCAAGATCATGCACTAAATCATGCATCTTACAAACTTCAATGTTCCCATAGGCATCCCTTTCCACATCTTGGAACAAGGAATTTGATAAGAGAGCTTTAAATTGCATATTACCAATATCCTCCATGGCCATATTCCCTTCTTTGGATGGATCAAGAAATCCATTGGCCATCCAAAGCTGAATCAACTGCTCCCGTTCGATGTAAACATCCCTGGAAAAATTTGAACAGTATGCAAAACACCGCTTCAAAGACGGTGAAGGAAGGCGATCGAAGCTTAACTTTAGCACATGCAAAATACCATTGTTCCTTTCGAGCGAATCCCAAATGTTACAATGTTTGATTGACAACCACTCCTCTTTGTCCCTTTTATTGCTCATAGTTCCTCCAATAACCCTTGCAACCAATGGCAGACCTCTGCACTTTTTAGCGATATCCTTTCCAATAACCTCCATTTCTTCTGGTATTGAAGAGCTCCCAAATACTTTTTGTTTGATTATTGACCAGCATTCATCATCAACTAATTTCTTAGGATGGTGCTTATGTTCAGTATGCGTTCCCATCACCGATGCTACATTATCACTTCGAGTTGTCACAATGATTTTACTCCCTATATTTCTACTAAATCCTAGCAGACAACCTTTTAAATCTTCccatttttcaacattttcattccAAACATCATCAAATATGAGAAGATATCTTTCCTCTCCTAATTCTTCTTGTATTCTTCGAAGTACCGTATCCTTATTTCTAAATGCACAAGGGGTTTTGGTAAGAGATTCAAGCATCTCTACCAGAATTCTATCCACATCGAAATCATTAGAGACACAAACCCACATGATTTTACCAATATGATGTTGAATTGGCTCACTGTTGCATACCAGTTTAGCCAGAGTAGTCTTCCCAAGGCCGGCCATACCCACAATTGATATAACAGAGATGATTTGTGGTTGTTGAGTACTGGACTTGACCAACAAGTTAATAATCTTGGAGACATCATATCCCCTTCCAACAACATGAAATGGATCACCAATTAAAGAGTGGGTCTCTAGGTTTCCTCTAGGCAAAACAACCATTTCCCCAACTCTCCTTTGGAGCCCAAATTGACTGGCCTGCTCATTAATGTGACTGAGGGATacattaatgttttttattttcttggcCATATTGAGACGATACGGCAAAGGGATGGAAGGTGTAAACAAATTGCAGAGCTTTCTACTTATCTGATCTTGGAATTTTGCCTTCATCCCAAGTTTTTGATAGGTAAACTCGTCGAGTACATCATCAATCTCGTAAGCCACGTCTCTAAGCTCCTGCAGCCAAAGCCTGACAGACCCATCTCTGACATGTTTCTCCTCTGCATCTTGTAACACTGCCTGAATCAAGGTTAGCAAAACTCTAAGCTTTTTCATGTCGTTTTTGAAACCGCATGCGAGGCTAGCTTGTTCAGCAGCCAGTGAAATCACCTTGGAAAGTGTAAGCTGCACAGCAGCCCCAAGGACTGCTTCCACTACCTTTTGTTCCATACCCGCTGTTGCAGATTTTGCCAGAAAGCTAATTTCTGGATCAGATTACAATTCGTTACAATATACCCTCTTTCAATTGACCATAAATAATTCCAAAGTCAACATGTAATCAAAACCTTCTTTTTTATTCACGTttgtttaatataatgataaccTACATTACATTTCTAAGAAATAATCCATTGATGACggttcaaaatttaatataataataaatttaatcttcaatttctatATATTGTATCATacttttttgataaattataataacaGGGCAAAAtctaaataacaaatttaactagGTGAACACCTTTGATTATTAGgccattatataaaattttattgtatatgatttaataaaaatatttaaaagaacatcaatattttcaaaaatataaaaatataaaaaatttacacgGTATATATAagattacaaaaaatatataattttgaattcttttccttttcattttctcaAGAAATAAATCATTCTCTCTTCAAGCCCCGCAAAGCGAATTTATATGTAGACGGAAAAAATGAGTACTTTTCTAAGATTTAGCTTGAAACGAGAAAATATTGGAACTTTACAAAAACAAAGTTGaagaaattgtttttcttttccttttaaaatgtacctcaattttgaaaatacctggttttaatgaaatttttgtttaagtttgCTTTACCCATTGCCAACTactgataaaaaaataaaactaaatttattaggGTGGGCAAAATTCGATTAAATTAAGAGGTAGCTGAAgcaaataagcaaaaaaaaaaaaacactaactcgtatataaaatattatattgttaATAGTTAgcttacatgtttaattatgattgattatttgttttgatttattactAATGCTCATGGCCCTAACCGACAACGGAAAGaagttagggtgttacaaatttaattttaattttacaagtttcttaaaatttcacattttattcaatttaatttctaaaatcgAAACAatcataattttcacatttaagtttcattttacAATCCGATTTCAATATCATCCTTCTACAACcctttaaattcaataattatagaagtttcatttcaattttaaaatattttcattttagtccctaaactgaAAGTTGACGAATttcactttacaatttagtcctttaacacATCTAAGCTTACAATCAaaccatttaacatcaaaagGTTCAAGAACTATCAATGGTaacatttcaaaactttaacaattttacaatttaatacttGAGCTAAATAAATCAAGCTCCcaagatttcaaaaacataaaatttacgaaaacgAGCTCGAAATAGCTTACCATGCACAGTTAGAACTTATCGAATTCTAGCCTTTTAACAATGGTGGAAACGGGTGGAagtgaagaaaatgaagaagatgaccttgttggttttattttattatgtttaaatgtaatttagcataatttttaacttattttattattattaaacaagCATTAACCGACCACCACTAATAAAAAGGGTTGCACATTCACTATTTTAAGCCTCTTAATTAGTAAAATTCAACAATGATTAACTTTTAcggtttttacaatttaacccttataCATTAATTACTAACCGTTCAACAAAATTACCGGGCCAAAATCAATATAACACTATAATAGactgataaatattaaataataatatctattGACTCGACTATTAAAAAATGGGGTTCCAAAATTACCGTTTCTGGCATCATTGAAAAACAGATTGTTACAACAACTTTTAAATGTATGGGTCTAAACAAATAAACTTGACATgaattttagttgaaattgattttatttgacCCGAgctgaaattatatataaaaacattttgttattaaattatgatatgtgATTTGTTGTCGAATATCATAATCATATGAATGCATGAAGCGAACCACACAAGCATACAAAGCAACATATGTCGTactaaatcaaaatctaaaatattaaacgTTTccaaaagtttaaatttacaaaacttCAAATTTCCATATAATTCGTAGTAAGTTTCCAAAGTTTTACCATACACTAACCAACAACTTAATGCTTCACCATACCACTCAGGGTTTGAGAACTAAGAGCAAACACTAACTTGAAAACAAAAGCTCCTGTTGAAACTATAGCCGAAAATGCATcctaaaacaagaaaaatagaagagTGAGTAATAGAGATTCTCTTGATTTGGGTAAAATGAGaacaatcaaatttcatatcataACCATACATGAACCAGAATGTAGTTTTAAAgtaaatacatcaaaatttacaatttagcccctacAACTAAAATTGCCAATTGTTCCATAAATTAGTCCCTGATTTGCAAATCATTTAACTTGCATTTTCTGTTTTAGAACTGTAAATTCTCAAATCATATAAGTGAGTcctaaaactcaagttttgaaatatttacaattttatccctatttttatttttgttaaaattgaacactttattcattaaaatttcaattttatagatATACCAACCATttctaatctatttaaaataattagtcaAACTTCAAATCATCCTTTACTTGATTTACTAAatttccaatttaaaattataatttattatttgtcgctttctttaagtttgaattttctttatttcaaataacCATCATATATTCTTTTCCATACAATAATAATTTCTCAATCATTCTAACACATGaataataaattcattcatcaatataaattcacaacttctttttaatatttataaatttacatcaaattataCACTTGAGTtgttacataataataatttaaacaacttACCTTAATTTCTCCATTAATTTCTTCACATACCCATGTCTTTTCCACTTCCAACAATTATATCACTATAgtaaaacaggtttttagcagCGTTTGGATAACAAACGCCGCCGCTATagattgagcattagcggcgctttttgagaAATGCCACTATAGGttgaacattagcggcgctttctgaAAATCGCCgcaaaaaaattaagcacaacACGTGGTTTTAtgttgagctttagtggcatcagtggcgctttttgaaaaacgccgctatagatcgagcattagcggcgcttcttgaaaaacgccgctataggtcGACCATTAGCGGCGGTTGtttaaaaatgccgcaaaagatTAAGCACAACTTGTCGTTCTATTTTGAGCTTTAGTGACATTAGTGACACTTTTGTAAAATGCCGTTacagatcgagcattagcggtgcttctTGAAAAACGTCGCTATAGGTCGGccattagcggcgcttgttGAAAAACCCTGCAAAAAATTTAAGCACAACGCCGTCGTTTTATATTGAGCTTTTAGTGGCATTAACGGTGCTTTGTTGAAAACGCTGatatagatcgagcattagcggcgtttttcctaaaaatgctgtaaaggaaaattattttgttttagggtttagtatttaaggtttaatgtctatagtttagggttttaaggtttgtgatataatgtttattatattgggattagagttttgagtttagggtttatggtttagagTTTGTAGTTTacgatttattattttatatttaaggtCTTAGTACTGTTCATGGTTTTACGGGTTAGGCTAgtagggtttaagggttagggtttttgtaaaatgataaaaaaagtcaatttattttagggtttaggtaaGCTATaagattcttttttaattacttttgtctcttgtaatatgtatatttagggtttagggtgtaGGTTTATGATTTGAGgtttaaaatttagggtttataatttaatgttaaGAGTTTAGTGTTTACGATTTAGGGTGTAGGTTTATGATTTAGTGTTTagtgtttatggtttagggttttaaggtttagaggttaatagtttagggtttagggtttaaggttttaaggtttatggtttagCTAAAAGcacagaaaaatatattttaaaaatgtaaaaaaataaaatactattatttaaaataattttaaagtgttttaaGTATCTGACTGATTaagtttttagcggcatttggacaaaaaacgctgCAAAGTTTAATTAAGTTGAGCAATAGTGGCATTTTTGCCTCAAAAcgctttaaatatatattaaaagatatCAAAACGTTGCCATTTTGTCtgcgtttttagtggcgtttttcgcGAATATGTTTTAAGTGTTGGCAAAACGTTGTCGTTTTTAGCTGCGATTTTAGCTGTGTTAATGGCGCTTTTGATAAACAccgtaaattttaattaatctaacttAAACGACGTCGTTCGCAAATATGTATTAAAAGATATCAAAACATTGTCGTTTTGTTTGcgtttttagtggcatttttacGAAAAACGTCGCGAATATGTTTTAAGTGTTTGCAAAACGTTGTCGTTTTTAGCTGCGATTTTAGCTATGTTAGTGGCGCTTTTGATATATGctgcaaattttaattaatctgaCTTAAACGACATCATTCACAAATATGTGTTAAAAGATATCAAAATGTTGCCGTTTTGTCtgcatttttagtggcgttttcacGAAAAACGCCGCGAATATGTTTTAAGTGTTTacaaaacattttcatttttagctgCGATTTTAGCTGCGTTAGTGACGCTTTTGATAAGCGCCGCGAATATGTTTTAAGTGTTTGCAAAACGTTGTCGTTTTTAGCTGCGATTTTAGCTGCGCTAGTGACGCTTTtgataaacgccgcaaattttaattaatctaacttaaacgacgtcgtttattATCCCTGAATTTCTTTAGTTTTCCCCCACTCAACTTTCCCCGATTTCATTTCCCCAATTTCCCAATTCCTTCTCCCCCAATTTCCCTGATTTCATTTCCCCGATTTCTCAACTGACCTGTCCAACGCAGCTGTCGTCGCAGTCGTCTCCACTCCGGCGGTCGCTCTGTCACCCGCTTCCTCTGTCGCCCACTTCCTCTATTTACGAATTCCATTTTTAGGATTTGAAGGTCAGTTTTGCTCATCTCTCGATTAATTTAGTaaagtttgtatttttttcttcgaTAGTTTTTTTGGTTTGCtttgtataaattttttcttattgaaaTTATCTGTTTCTCGAAATGggtttattttgaagtttagtcttattattattgttgttattttggGGAGTATGTCAATGTTTCTAGAATGAAGCATCTGTGGCTAGTTCATTTTGTGAGAACTGAACTTGCTTACATAAATTAATCCTTTGTTATTTTGGGGAGTATGTCAATGTTTCTGGAATGAAGCATCTGtggctttgactttatgcaatttggagaagatcttcccaccttccttcttcactattatggtgcaCTTGCTAATCCATCTCCCTCATGAAGCAATACTTGgtggacccgttttctatcgatggatgtatcctatAGGAAtgtgttaatttatttgtaaattattcattcattcacctctattcctttagttacaacttttcataatgttgtatatcgtgtttaggttcctatccaaattgaAGTCTTATTGCAGTAATAAGCGTTATCCAAAAGGATcaattgctgaaggctacttagTAGAGGAGTGTATGGCTTTCTGTTctagatatttggaagatgttgaaacaagactGAACAAACCAAGTAGAAATGATAGGCTCACTGATCATAACTTGGCCgaaacttatttatttcaaagttatggagaaccaatcggcaaagttgaaattgcagaattagatgatagatcgtgggtacaagcacattgATATGTTCTTTTCACCATGAGTCAATGGAATcattacgcaagtaagttctagaatttgataaatattcatatttttaatttgtttatcttctaacaaagtaaACCTCTTTTTAACATAGTTAGTACAAACAAATCTTGAGATTTCGTTCACACTCCCGAAGATTACAACATCGAGAGATTAATAAGTTAttcacagaatcttttcatgaatggttaatcCAAACGGTATGCAATTTAAGCTTTCActgacaaataataatgttttctcataacatttataattgcTCAATTTACTTtcgattcaataggtttggagtgggaaggacgtcaatgacgaagttaaatggctttctcAAGGTCCAAATAGAGTAGTAAAAAGATATAGTGCCTTCCTCATCAATGGATACAGATTTCATATGAAATATCGtaagagattgaggagaactcaaaattgtggaatagttgttaattcttcaattacaagttatgctagtgctagggacagtAATCTtgttgagggaaatgtggagtattacggacttcttactgacattattgagttggattactatggcaaatggaaagttgtcttatttcgatgtgattgggctgatgttaatactgctcgcGGAATTAAagaagatcaatttggttttacaatggtgaagtTTTCTCGATTGATTTACACtggacaacaattgatagatCCAACTGAAACaagtattttcttctcaagtgaaacaagttttttactcgaaagatccaactgatgagggttggtatgTTGTACTCcataacatccctagagacttgtttgacatgggcaatggaagtagagatgacatcgacgaaagatcagaaactttggcttttccaaaacaaaacttaaatgaaaatatccctattactagtacacaatttcaatgggtgtGCCAGAATGTTGATGAAGATATTTCTGAattatgatgtagtaagattttacgattttttaattatatgtaatatcataatttaaatcttagtcttattaaatatttcaactattttatatgtactattattgttgtaattagttactaaaatttcaactattttatgtgtattgtagataaaatgcctagaaaaaGATTGCGAGATCTAAGTATTGTTCAAAATACTCCAAATTcggaagaaacaaatagtgaacaatagactgctattggatcttcgaatgttccgaataCACCTGACGAACCTGTAGAAATTGAaagtaatgttaaatttaatttacatgcgtgttgacttttattattgatttctttttcaaattcttatattataatataccatttttcagctgaaagtgatgggacgcgcagaggtcgagaACATACGCTACTTAAAGATTTATACGAGTTAAATTctgtcgagcgtgtcaaagtatcTAGAAACAAtcttggtcagcctgttggatcaaaAGCTCGACTTTTCGCAGGATATTTGGGCATTATAGCACGAAATGacaatatgttgcctatcaattacaagtcatggcatcaaatgccagatagtaacaaaaatcaagctcttgataatattaaggtaacaaaacgtgaatgtaatttataatactttggtttaagtttcatttatatttactttctaatcttgtgttttttgtaggagAGATTTGCTTTAGGGTGGGTCTCGGATAATTATGtcaagaaggcattgggaaaaagatggagaga
The Gossypium raimondii isolate GPD5lz chromosome 8, ASM2569854v1, whole genome shotgun sequence DNA segment above includes these coding regions:
- the LOC105791020 gene encoding disease resistance protein RGA2-like, which produces MEQKVVEAVLGAAVQLTLSKVISLAAEQASLACGFKNDMKKLRVLLTLIQAVLQDAEEKHVRDGSVRLWLQELRDVAYEIDDVLDEFTYQKLGMKAKFQDQISRKLCNLFTPSIPLPYRLNMAKKIKNINVSLSHINEQASQFGLQRRVGEMVVLPRGNLETHSLIGDPFHVVGRGYDVSKIINLLVKSSTQQPQIISVISIVGMAGLGKTTLAKLVCNSEPIQHHIGKIMWVCVSNDFDVDRILVEMLESLTKTPCAFRNKDTVLRRIQEELGEERYLLIFDDVWNENVEKWEDLKGCLLGFSRNIGSKIIVTTRSDNVASVMGTHTEHKHHPKKLVDDECWSIIKQKVFGSSSIPEEMEVIGKDIAKKCRGLPLVARVIGGTMSNKRDKEEWLSIKHCNIWDSLERNNGILHVLKLSFDRLPSPSLKRCFAYCSNFSRDVYIEREQLIQLWMANGFLDPSKEGNMAMEDIGNMQFKALLSNSLFQDVERDAYGNIEVCKMHDLVHDLAVFVSKEETKVLYNDSMVDTSCIRHMSVVFYGESVPTILEHAAHKLHSLFLNVDIFCRFPGNLKSLRTLKLTGVHIKKLPGSLGKLKHLRFFDISATNITKLPESFTQLYNLQTLRLLKCSLEHLPKGMRNLVSLRHIYFDLEKLMPVDIGRLTCLQTLPFFFVDMEKGCLISELGCLSQLRGKLKICSLEDVKDNAEASRANMEAKTKLYKLKLKWSYKRERPINDKEVLEGLKPCSNLKGLTIVNYWGDDLPSWLSSSVHGSNLPFPLNNLVKLKLINCRECLNLPCLGQLCNLTVLEIDEMKKVKRIGREFYFNGQGEATTSFPALRRFILVEMESLEEWVDDLDSVIIEREGVAAFPCLEELIVSGCPKLKSDPIQRKLPSLQVLQVSYCSEISTLGDGLSASSRLKEVHIQACLNLGSIPTMEGLSTCLKELRICDCPNLRFMPSIQGFSSLTDLTIKDCERLSCLPSGIESCASLGNLNIHNCPSLSFVPQDVGELRSLIFLSITSCQKLTCLPGEILGCLTNLETLHIGGFSEQLAEFEGLTSLHHLHASLEYLELYGWKNLKSIPSQLQHLASLKSLELWNFNGVQVLPEWLGNFSSLQRLQIWNCNNLMHFPSLDAMKRLSKLQRLEINKCPQLKENCTKESGSEWPKIAHIPNIRIQ